The following proteins are co-located in the Apium graveolens cultivar Ventura chromosome 5, ASM990537v1, whole genome shotgun sequence genome:
- the LOC141660099 gene encoding uncharacterized protein LOC141660099 → MTREEILKEIKDKPFYYPPKPIQTPSESRPYNRQCDYHETHGHKTENCLSLKYFIEDQVKKGNMNKYLVRDNSRGEAQKKGKNVVNVVLGGSYSPPRNPEFSEEVLSIQSLPDLVISFSSKDYEGVNPHHNAALVITLDIFDNEVRRMLIDNGSSVNILFKHTVDRMQLGIHLPASHEQDIQVPDWEKLGMLCR, encoded by the coding sequence atgaccCGGGAGGAAATCTTGAAAGAAATCAAAGACAAGCCTTTCTATTATCCTCCGAAGCCAATACAAACTCCTTCGGAGAGCAGGCCCTACAATAGGCAGTGTGATTATCACGAGACCCATGGCCACAAGACCGAGAATtgcttatcactcaagtacttcattgaAGACCAAGTGAAAAAGGGAAATATGAACAAGTACTTAGTTCGGGATAACAGCAGAGGGGAAGCGCAGAAGAAAGGAAAGAATGTAGTCAATGTGGTCCTAGGCGGATCCTACTCCCCACCCCGGAACCCGGAATTCAGCGAAGAAGTACTTTCAATCCAATCACTCCCAGAcctggtgatatccttcagcagcaaggactatgaAGGAGTCAACCCTCATCACAATGCAGCTTTGGTTATCACTCTAGACATTTTcgataatgaagtaagaagaatgctcatagacaatggttctTCAGTAAATATCctcttcaagcacacagtggaTAGAATGCAGTTAGGGATCCACTTACCAGCgagccatgaacaagatattcaagtcccagatTGGGAGAAACTTGGAATgttatgtcgatga